The following coding sequences are from one Neovison vison isolate M4711 chromosome X, ASM_NN_V1, whole genome shotgun sequence window:
- the LOC122896793 gene encoding LOW QUALITY PROTEIN: E3 ubiquitin-protein ligase RLIM-like (The sequence of the model RefSeq protein was modified relative to this genomic sequence to represent the inferred CDS: inserted 2 bases in 2 codons; deleted 1 base in 1 codon): MESSDSNDKGSGDQSAAQCRSQMDQLDREEXYQFVNNLSEEGYRLMRDNNLLGTPGESTEEELLRRLQQIKDGPAPQNSDENRGGDSSDDVSNDDSIIDWLNTVRQTGNTTRSGQRGNQSWRAVSRTNPNSGDFRFSLEINVNRNNGSQNPENENEPSARHSGGENTDNSSQRHVENPRSESTSARPPRSERNSTEALMGEVASTRGQRRARSRSPDHRRTRVRAERSRSPLHPMSEIPRRSHHTISSQTFEHPLVNETKGSSRTRHHVTLRQQISGPDLLSRGLFAASVTRNASQGAGSSDTTSSGESAGSGQRPPTIVLDLQVRRVRPGEYQQRDSIASRTRSRSQTPNNTVTYESERGGFRRTFSRSEQADVRTYVSTIRIPIRRIFNTGLSETTSVAIQTMLRQIMTGFGELSYFMYSDSDSEPSGSVSSQNVERAESWNGRGGSGGSSSSGSSSSSSSSSSXSSSSSPSSSSSGESSETSSEVSEGSNEGSSSSGSSGARREGRHRALVTFDESGSLPFLSLVQFFLLNEDDDDQPRGLTKEQIDNLAMRSFGENDALKTCSVCITEYTEGNKLRKLPCSHEFHVHCIDRWLSKNSTCPICRRAVLASGNRESIV, encoded by the exons ATGGAAAGCTCAGATTCTAATGATAAAGGAAGTGGTGATCAGTCTGCAGCACAGTGCAGAAGTCAGATGGACCAATTGGATCGGGAAG GCTATCAATTTGTAAATAACCTGAGTGAAGAAGGTTATAGACTTATGAGGGATAACAATTTGCTAGGCACCCCAGGTGAAAGTACTGAGGAAGAGTTGCTGAGAAGACTACAACAAATTAAAGATGGCCCAGCACCACAAAACTCAGATGAAAACAGAGGTGGAGACTCTTCAGATGATGTGTCCAATGATGACTCTATAATAGACTGGCTTAACACCGTCAGACAAACTGGAAATACAACAAGAAGTGGTCAAAGAGGAAACCAGTCTTGGAGAGCAGTGAGCCGGACTAACCCAAACAGTGGTGATTTCAGA TTCAGTTTAGAGATCAACGTTAACCGTAATAATGGGAGTCAAAATCCAGAGAATGAAAATGAGCCATCTGCAAGACACTCTGGTGGAGAAAATACAGACAACAGCAGCCAAAGGCACGTGGAAAATCCACGATCTGAATCAACATCTGCAAGACCCCCTAGATCAGAACGAAATTCAACTGAGGCATTAATGGGAGAAGTCGCATCCACCAGAGGTCAGAGAAGGGCAAGAAGCAGGAGCCCAGACCATCGGAGAACCCGAGTGAGAGCTGAAAGAAGTAGGTCACCTCTGCATCCAATGAGTGAAATTCCACGGAGATCTCATCATACTATCTCATCTCAGACTTTTGAGCATCCTTTGGTAAATGAGACTAAGGGAAGTTCTAGAACCCGACACCATGTGACATTGAGACAGCAAATAAGTGGACCTGATTTGCTAAGTAGAGGTCTTTTTGCAGCTTCTGTAACAAGAAATGCCTCACAAGGAGCAGGTTCTTCAGACACAACCAGCAGTGGTGAATCTGCAGGATCAGGACAGAGACCTCCAACCATAGTCCTTGATCTGCAAGTAAGAAGAGTTCGTCCTGGAGAGTACCAACAGAGAGATAGCATAGCTAGCAGAACTCGGTCAAGGTCTCAGACACCAAACAATACTGTCACTTATGAAAGTGAACGAGGAGGTTTTAGGCGTACATTTTCACGTTCCGAACAGGCAGATGTGAGAACCTATGTCAGTACCATCAGAATTCCAATTCGTAGAATCTTTAATACTGGTTTAAGTGAGACTACATCTGTTGCAATTCAGACCATGTTAAGGCAGATAATGACAGGTTTTGGTGAGTTAAGCTACTTTATGTACAGTGATAGTGATTCCGAGCCCAGTGGCTCAGTCTCAAGTCAAAATGTGGAAAGGGCAGAGTCATGGAATGGAAGAGGGGGTTCTGGTGGTAGTAGCAGTTCTGGTTCCAGTTCCAGTTCAAGTTCAAGTTCCA TCAGTTCCAGTTCCAGTCCTAGCTCCAGTTCTAGTGGTGAAAGTTCAGAGACTAGCTCAGAGGTGTCTGAAGGCAGTAATGAAGGAAGCTCATCATCAGGCTCATCAGGTGCCAGACGAGAGGGTCGACACAGAGCCCTGGTAACATTTGATGAAAGTGGCTCTTTGCCCTTCCTTAGTCTGGTTCAGTTTTTCCTCTtaaatgaggatgatgatgaccAACCTAGAGGACTCACCAAAGAACAGATTGACAACTTGGCAATGAGAAGTTTTGGTGAAAACGATGCATTAAAAACCTGTAGTGTTTGCATTACAGAATACACAGAAGGCAACAAACTTCGTAAACTACCTTGTTCCCATGAGTTCCATGTCCACTGCATCGATCGCTGGTTGTCTAAGAATTCTACCTGTCCTATTTGTCGCAGAGCAGTGTTAGCTTCTGGTAACAGAGAAAGCATTGTGTAA